Proteins encoded together in one Triticum dicoccoides isolate Atlit2015 ecotype Zavitan chromosome 7B, WEW_v2.0, whole genome shotgun sequence window:
- the LOC119342221 gene encoding elongation factor Ts, mitochondrial-like isoform X2 gives MAWGQGARRPILGLLSRAQRQAARGYTSATFETHLSSNHFAPNGMIRRRFSSEVPASEQMNLIKQLRERTCAPIKDVKASLVSCNWDIEDALKDLRKRGVISAAKKSSRTAAEGLLAIAQDEKRSVVVELNCETDFVARNDVFQYLASSLAKMALSAQDPGKLVFPFAPAYLENMSINLDHPKLSGETTVQNAVTEVAAMVGENVKLRRGFMLSTTAHGVVSSYLHTCPQPGLGRIAGLITLEAEDSSASLDALKRVGSSIAMHIVAAKPLFLSKELVSAAALENERDVLRTQAESSGKPQMAIEKMVEGRLRKYFEDVVLLEQKYVVNDSTNIKTLLNDLSKEVGSKVTIGNFIRMEVGEGIGRPEETAKPEAMACAA, from the exons ATGGCTTGGGGTCAGGGTGCTAGAAGGCCCATACTAGGGCTTCTGTCTCGTGCTCAACGACAAGCTGCTCGAGGGTATACTTCTGCAACCTTCGAAACTCATCTGTCGAGCAATCATTTTGCCCCAAATGGCATGATTCGTAGGAGATTTAGCTCTGAGGTGCCTGCTTCGGAGCAAATGAATCTTATTAAACAACTACGCGAGAGAACGTGTGCCCCGATCAAAGATGTCAAAGCTTCGCTAGTCAGTTGCAACTGGGATATTG AGGATGCACTGAAGGATCTAAGGAAAAGAGGTGTGATATCTGCTGCCAAAAAGTCGTCAAGGACTGCTGCCGAAGGTTTGCTAGCTATCGCACAAGATGAGAAAAGGTCTGTTGTGGTTGAGCTAAACTGCGAGACTGACTTTGTGGCAAGAAATGATGTGTTCCAGTATCTG GCTTCATCCTTGGCAAAGATGGCTTTGTCAGCACAGGATCCCGGCAAATTGGTTTTTCCTTTTGCTCCTGCATATTTGGAG AACATGAGTATTAACCTAGATCATCCTAAACTCAGTGGTGAAACAACTGTTCAAAATGCTGTTACAGAAGTTGCTGCCATGGTTGGGGAGAATGTAAAACTCAGACGAGGTTTCATGTTGTCCACGACTGCACATGGTGTCGTTTCATCTTATCTGCATACCTGTCCTCAGCCAG GTTTGGGCCGCATTGCTGGATTGATTACATTAGAAGCAGAAGATAGCAGTGCTTCCCTTGATGCTCTCAAGAGAGTTGGGTCGTCTATCGCAATGCATATTGTTGCAGCAAAACCATTATTTTTATCAAAAGAATTGGTTTCTGCTGCAGCTTTGGAAAATGAACGTGACGTGCTCCGAACTCAG GCTGAGAGTTCAGGTAAACCCCAAATGGCCATAGAGAAAATGGTCGAAGGCCGATTGAGGAAGTATTTTGAAGATGTCGTGCTTTTGGAGCAAAAATACGTTGTTAATGATAGCACAAACATTAAG ACTCTGCTGAATGATTTGTCAAAAGAGGTTGGTTCGAAAGTAACAATTGGCAATTTTATCAGAATGGAAGTTGGAGAAGGAATTGGGAG ACCTGAGGAAACAGCTAAACCAGAAGCTATGGCTTGTGCTGCGTAA
- the LOC119342221 gene encoding elongation factor Ts, mitochondrial-like isoform X1, translated as MAWGQGARRPILGLLSRAQRQAARGYTSATFETHLSSNHFAPNGMIRRRFSSEVPASEQMNLIKQLRERTCAPIKDVKASLVSCNWDIEDALKDLRKRGVISAAKKSSRTAAEGLLAIAQDEKRSVVVELNCETDFVARNDVFQYLASSLAKMALSAQDPGKLVFPFAPAYLENMSINLDHPKLSGETTVQNAVTEVAAMVGENVKLRRGFMLSTTAHGVVSSYLHTCPQPGLGRIAGLITLEAEDSSASLDALKRVGSSIAMHIVAAKPLFLSKELVSAAALENERDVLRTQAESSGKPQMAIEKMVEGRLRKYFEDVVLLEQKYVVNDSTNIKTLLNDLSKEVGSKVTIGNFIRMEVGEGIGSRPEETAKPEAMACAA; from the exons ATGGCTTGGGGTCAGGGTGCTAGAAGGCCCATACTAGGGCTTCTGTCTCGTGCTCAACGACAAGCTGCTCGAGGGTATACTTCTGCAACCTTCGAAACTCATCTGTCGAGCAATCATTTTGCCCCAAATGGCATGATTCGTAGGAGATTTAGCTCTGAGGTGCCTGCTTCGGAGCAAATGAATCTTATTAAACAACTACGCGAGAGAACGTGTGCCCCGATCAAAGATGTCAAAGCTTCGCTAGTCAGTTGCAACTGGGATATTG AGGATGCACTGAAGGATCTAAGGAAAAGAGGTGTGATATCTGCTGCCAAAAAGTCGTCAAGGACTGCTGCCGAAGGTTTGCTAGCTATCGCACAAGATGAGAAAAGGTCTGTTGTGGTTGAGCTAAACTGCGAGACTGACTTTGTGGCAAGAAATGATGTGTTCCAGTATCTG GCTTCATCCTTGGCAAAGATGGCTTTGTCAGCACAGGATCCCGGCAAATTGGTTTTTCCTTTTGCTCCTGCATATTTGGAG AACATGAGTATTAACCTAGATCATCCTAAACTCAGTGGTGAAACAACTGTTCAAAATGCTGTTACAGAAGTTGCTGCCATGGTTGGGGAGAATGTAAAACTCAGACGAGGTTTCATGTTGTCCACGACTGCACATGGTGTCGTTTCATCTTATCTGCATACCTGTCCTCAGCCAG GTTTGGGCCGCATTGCTGGATTGATTACATTAGAAGCAGAAGATAGCAGTGCTTCCCTTGATGCTCTCAAGAGAGTTGGGTCGTCTATCGCAATGCATATTGTTGCAGCAAAACCATTATTTTTATCAAAAGAATTGGTTTCTGCTGCAGCTTTGGAAAATGAACGTGACGTGCTCCGAACTCAG GCTGAGAGTTCAGGTAAACCCCAAATGGCCATAGAGAAAATGGTCGAAGGCCGATTGAGGAAGTATTTTGAAGATGTCGTGCTTTTGGAGCAAAAATACGTTGTTAATGATAGCACAAACATTAAG ACTCTGCTGAATGATTTGTCAAAAGAGGTTGGTTCGAAAGTAACAATTGGCAATTTTATCAGAATGGAAGTTGGAGAAGGAATTGGGAG CAGACCTGAGGAAACAGCTAAACCAGAAGCTATGGCTTGTGCTGCGTAA